Below is a genomic region from Salmo trutta chromosome 19, fSalTru1.1, whole genome shotgun sequence.
gtagagATTGGTTGGTCTGTGTCGGTAGTGTacttgtagtagcagtagtagaagcagtcATTATTAGCAGTAGAGATTGGTCTGTGTCAGTAGTGTACTAGTAGTAGTAcaagtagagtagtagtagtatttcaGTTGTAGTTAAAGCTGAGTGAGTAGATGGTTCAGCTGCAATTGTGCACTTGTAGTAATAGCAGAGGTAGTATATTTAGTGTGAAGTGGCATTGTCCCTGTCATGGCATTAGTGCTTACGCTCCGCTCTGGATGTGCATGGATCCAACCTCATTGTTGAACCAGCCCATGGCCTGCAGGGAGGGGTAGTCATCACACATCTCAAACTGGCGACCAATCATGTTCTCCTTCTCATAGATGGTCATACGGGACTCCTTgtggctctgagagagagagagagagattttaagCAGCAGTTTACATTATTATAGTATTTCATGTATTGTTATCGATAATTGAATATATCATAAGGCTATACAATATTATGCAATGTAAATAATCTGGTAACCTTTGCATGATAATGTCATTGAATGTTATGTTGTCTTGAGTTGTTATAGTAAAGGTAATGTGATTTGATGCATTGTAGATAATGTTGTAATGATAATAATGTGATGATCCATGATAATGTGGGATGGGATAATATTGTATGTTGTAATATTTCCTATATAGgctactacttttgaccagagcgctaagggccctggtcaaaagtagtgcagtatatagggaatagggtgccatattggATGCATTCAAGGGCTCACAGCGGAGCAGATGGGTCTGAACGAGATCATCCTCTCAATGCGGTAGGAGTTGCTGCCGCTGTAGGCCTCAAAACGGGGGTAGTCTCCCTTCTCCAGGACAAACTGCTGGCCACAGAAACTGGAGTGCTCATACCCAACCCAGCTAGAGGGAGGAAAAAGGAGGGATACAGGGAGGAAattaaggagggagagaaagggagatggaaagagggagatagtgatggagagagatgtAATGACAGAGAGGGCGATGTagggagaaagaaaggaaggtagggagagagagagaaagaaagtgagaaagaTTAGTCAGTGCCCAGTGCAATAATGGCTGACATTGGCTCATGTTAGCCTGCTGGAAAACCTCCTCTAAGTCTTCCATGTTTTGGGAAAAGTTTGGGAATACTTACGCTCCACACTCAACCTTCAGGGACCGGATGTTCTCCATGCCACACTCCATGA
It encodes:
- the LOC115153729 gene encoding beta-crystallin A1; this encodes MALTNPMNPVNPMPMGPWKITVYDQEYFQGKRMEFTACCQNIMECGMENIRSLKVECGAWVGYEHSSFCGQQFVLEKGDYPRFEAYSGSNSYRIERMISFRPICSASHKESRMTIYEKENMIGRQFEMCDDYPSLQAMGWFNNEVGSMHIQSGAFVCYQFPGYRGHQYIMECDCHGGEYKCYREFGSHAQTPQIQSIRRIQH